The DNA sequence GAGGTGGGCGTCTCGCATCTGGGCATCAAAATTCTTTATTCCATCTGCAATCGCGTTGACGGCGTGATGGCAGACAGGGCCTATCTTCCCTGGGTGGATATGATTGAGCTTCTACGGCGGAAAGAGCTTCCACTTTTTGGCTTGGAAAGCCGGCGTCCACTGGGGGATTTTGACCTCGTGGGCGTGACCCTGCAGAGCGAACTCACCTATTCCAACCTCTTGGAAACATTGCCTTTGGCGGGAATACCGCTCAGCCGTGAAGAACGCGACGAAAGCCAGCCCATCATCATGGCGGGAGGACCCTGCGCCACCAACCCGCTTCCTCTTTCAGACTTTGTGGATGTGTTTTTCATCGGCGAAGCGGAGGAAGCCATCATCGAGATGGCGGAGGTTTTCAAGCGCGTTTCAGCCCGTAAAGAGAGGCTGGAAGAGCTTTCCAAGGTAGCGGGCTGTTGGGTTCCGGCGCTTGATGAAGGGAAAACGATTGTGGGGCGGAAATTCGCTTCCTTCGCCCTTGGCCATCAACTCCACAGTCCTCAAATCCTATCCTGGCAACTCGCCACCCACAATCGCTGTGTGGCGGAGATAATGCGCGGTTGTTCGCGAGGCTGCCGCTTCTGTCACGCTGGATATTTCTATCGCCCTGTACGGGAACGAGATGCGGGTTCGGTTCAGAAGGAAATCCTCAATGAAATCGAGCTAAGCGGCTGGGACGACGCGGGTTTACTTTCGCTCTCCAGCGGGGATTACAGCCGGGTGACGGAGCTTTTGCAGGGACTTCTGAAGAGCGTGGATACGGACAGAACCCATATTTCCCTGCCTTCCCTGCGGGTGGACGCGCTTAACCATGAGACCGTGGAACTCCTCAGTGAACTGGGACGCGAGGGGCTGACAGTGGCTCCGGAAGCGGGTTCCCAGCGTTTGCGCGATGTTATCAACAAAAACATCACGGAAGAGGATATCCTGAGGGGAGTGAAAATCGCCATCGGGCTCGGCTGGCAGAGGGTTAAGCTCTATTTCATGGTGGGGCTGCCCACAGAAACAGACGAGGATATCGAAGCCATCACGGGGTTGATTCGCCGTATCGCCGCGCTGGACAAGCGTTTACAGATTAGCGTGACCCTCTCCCCCTTCGTGCCGAAACCTTTCACACCCTTCCAGTGGGCGTCCATGCTTTCACGGGAAGAGATTCTGAGGCGTTGTCTGAGCGTGAAACAGGCTTTTTTCCGTCAACGTAACATCCGCATAAAATACCACACCATAGAGAGTTCCATCCTGGAAGCCGTATTTTCGCGGGGGGATGAGAAGGTGGGGAAAGCCATCCGTAAAGCTTGGGAAAATGGCGCCCGTTTTGACGGCTGGAACGAACATTTTAATTTTTCCATCTGGGACGCCGCGTTTGAGGAAACGGGGCTGGAAATGAACCAATATCTGGGGGAAAAAGCGCTGGAAGCTCCTCTGCCCTGGGACTTTATCGACCTGGGTATCACCAAGGATTTTCTGCGTGAAGAATGGGCAAAAGCCATGCGTGGGGAAAGTACCCCGGATTGCAGGAAAGTGTGTTCGGATTGTGGAATTTGCGGGGATGAACTGCAAACCATCCTGGCTCCGCCGAGCGAGCCGCTGAGCCAGGGGACGATATCCTTCCTGCCCTCAAAAGGCAAGCAACAACACCGGTTCCGCCTCTGGTATGCCAAGGAAGGCGTTCTGCGCTTCATTTCACACCTGGATTGGATGAGGATGTTGTTCCGCTTCATCGGTCAGATGCCCTTACCAACGGTTTTCACCGAGGGGTTTTCGCCTCATCCGAGGGTGAGCCTCTGTCCGCCCCTGCCTTTGGGGGTGGAAAGCGTTTGCGAATATTGTGATATTTCCTTTTGGAGCCGACCTTCCAAGGAGGAAATCGCCGCCGCCTTCAACGTCCGTGGGATTCCAGAACTGAGATTTTTGGACAGCGAACTGATTCACGGCAAGGGTAGGGTTCCCAGCGGGGAGGTTGTAATCATCGATATTCCTCAGGAGCTGGTGGCGACAATCCAAGAGCGTCTAGAAGAGTTTTTGGCAAGCGAATCCCACCTGTTCACCAAAACCACACCCAAACGCAGCAAGACCTACGATTTACGCGAGATTATTGTTTCCACCCAATGGCAAAACAACCGTCTGTTAATCGGAAAAAGCTTGGCCAGTCCATCGCTTTACGACGTCCTGGCCGAACTTTTAACGCTGGATAAAAACCAGCTCTATGGGTTTTCTGTCACCCGCCTGGATTGGATATTGCCCACTGATTAGGCTCAGCAGGGTTTAATCCAGTATCCGCGGGGCTTTGCTTAGAAATAGAGGTCCCGCGTTCCTTCCTTCATTTCCCCCAATTTCTGGGTGACGGCTTGGCGCATGTTTTCATCCTCAATCTTGGCAAGTTCGTTGTTGATGAGTTCCAAACCCGCTTTCAAGGTGCGTTCGGAGGAAAAGTCATAGAGATA is a window from the Candidatus Cloacimonadota bacterium genome containing:
- a CDS encoding TIGR03960 family B12-binding radical SAM protein, whose protein sequence is MASAHIKPMPEVRFEALLPLVEKPSRYIDHEINAVRKDWQDVNFCFVYPDVYEVGVSHLGIKILYSICNRVDGVMADRAYLPWVDMIELLRRKELPLFGLESRRPLGDFDLVGVTLQSELTYSNLLETLPLAGIPLSREERDESQPIIMAGGPCATNPLPLSDFVDVFFIGEAEEAIIEMAEVFKRVSARKERLEELSKVAGCWVPALDEGKTIVGRKFASFALGHQLHSPQILSWQLATHNRCVAEIMRGCSRGCRFCHAGYFYRPVRERDAGSVQKEILNEIELSGWDDAGLLSLSSGDYSRVTELLQGLLKSVDTDRTHISLPSLRVDALNHETVELLSELGREGLTVAPEAGSQRLRDVINKNITEEDILRGVKIAIGLGWQRVKLYFMVGLPTETDEDIEAITGLIRRIAALDKRLQISVTLSPFVPKPFTPFQWASMLSREEILRRCLSVKQAFFRQRNIRIKYHTIESSILEAVFSRGDEKVGKAIRKAWENGARFDGWNEHFNFSIWDAAFEETGLEMNQYLGEKALEAPLPWDFIDLGITKDFLREEWAKAMRGESTPDCRKVCSDCGICGDELQTILAPPSEPLSQGTISFLPSKGKQQHRFRLWYAKEGVLRFISHLDWMRMLFRFIGQMPLPTVFTEGFSPHPRVSLCPPLPLGVESVCEYCDISFWSRPSKEEIAAAFNVRGIPELRFLDSELIHGKGRVPSGEVVIIDIPQELVATIQERLEEFLASESHLFTKTTPKRSKTYDLREIIVSTQWQNNRLLIGKSLASPSLYDVLAELLTLDKNQLYGFSVTRLDWILPTD